One window of Parambassis ranga chromosome 3, fParRan2.1, whole genome shotgun sequence genomic DNA carries:
- the myzap gene encoding myocardial zonula adherens protein isoform X2, producing MLRYGSGRTVSTTTTTEDSPESLSERRIRRLRLTLHAGENNGNQEPKTTNTDTDEKEKDVNGTWKKRNGLIQRERPAGRESPQQHHGDMTNGVPETSLQQHGPKVYGVVQRTGSDRQQEVMAREWTVSHLQDEMKYIKEVRDSLEKVRERMYGQFGGMQQSMQKLSQEIRAANSQRRSLESEVKIRTAAMESFDQMNSSLISANIGLQKSLLENCQNRVDMREEVKTLRSTCEKTQEKLKDKERELAAAQAENQTLRLQMESSHNQALQELSSKLQREYGEKLQEEQRKHREEIENLQAQIDNYIKRLEEAERNIQIAEAKIAERDQRIIEVERLLDCMGREKSQLQKKLQECEQRLRLMELTDTTDATVAKRSKQLQGEAGELRERIKHLNDMVFCQQRKVKGMIEEVETLRAQVAQKDMFISELLDRIAIVECENRPQMVLETREIGVGCDLLPRQEAQGRDHESIQSQPTHLNSVQHSPPVQPPSPTIAPSPSLSSTQPSSPTQRPSPVQPSSSPAQPSPPPSSFQHPSFYLTMPTQPRTFGSNNPPPSRLGSSLLRYTPVEYSRFLRSSSPVMNETFSHSRSSESEPSLSAPQAGRDEVDAQTNTEARSSPEKSPSSTQPRSRAPQVYTPFMKLMEITAQINIE from the exons ATGCTTCGCTACGGTTCAGGACGAACTgtttccaccaccaccacaacagaGGACTCTCCAGAGTCTTTAAGTGAG AGGAGGATCAGACGACTGAGGTTAACTCTACATGCAGGAGAAAATAATGGAAACCAGGAGCCGAAAACtaccaacacagacaca gatgagaaagagaaagacgTTAATGGAACATGGAAGAAGAGGAACGGGCTGATCCAAAGAGAGAGGCCAGCTGGCAGggagtctcctcagcag CACCACGGAGACATGACCAATGGGGTGCCAGAGACCTCGCTGCAGCAGCATGGGCCCAAAGTGTACGGTGTAGTGCAGAGGACAGGCTCGGACAGGCAGCAGGAGGTGATGGCTCGCGAGTGGACAGTCAGTCACCTTCAGGATGAGATGAAGTATATCAAGGAG GTGAGAGACTCTCTGGAAAAGGTGCGAGAGAGGATGTACGGGCAGTTTGGAGGAATGCAGCAATCAATGCAGAAGCTGTCACAGGAAATCAGG GCTGCCAACTCACAACGGAGGAGTCTGGAGTCAGAGGTTAAGATCCGGACGGCAGCCATGGAGAGCTTTGATCAGATGAACAGCTCCCTCATATCTGCTAACATTGGCCTGCAG aaatctcttcTGGAGAACTGTCAGAACAGGGTGGACAtgagagaggaggtgaagacTTTGAGGAGCACCTGCgagaaaacacaagaaaaactCAAAGACAAGGAGCGCgagctggcagcagcacaggccGAAAACCAAACGCTGAGGCTTCAG ATGGAGTCTTCGCACAATCAGGCCCTGCAGGAGCTCTCATCCAAACTGCAGAGGGAGTACGgggagaagctgcaggaggaacagCGCAAACACAGGGAGGAGATTGAAAACCTACAG GCCCAGATTGATAATTACATCAAACGactggaggaagcagagagaaacaTCCAGATCGCCGAGGCCAAGATCGCTGAGAGGGACCAGAGGATCATTGAAGTGGAACGTCTCCTGGACTGTATGGGAAGG GAGAAAAGCCAGCTGcaaaagaagctgcaggagTGTGAACAGCGCCTCCGCCTGATGGAGCTGACAGACACAACTGATGCAACTGTGGCCAAGAG GTCCAAACAGCTGCAGGGTGAAGCCGGGGAACTCCGTGAGAGAATCAAACACTTGAACGACATGGTGTTCTGTCAGCAGAGGAAAGTCAAGGGAATGATTGAGGAG GTTGAAACACTGCGAGCTCAAGTTGCCCAGAAGGACATGTTCATCTCAGAGCTACTGGACAGAATTGCCATAGTGGAGTGTGAG AATAGGCCACAAATGGTTTTGGAAACCAGGGAGATAGGAGTAGGCTGTGATCTGCTCCCCAG ACAAGAAGCACAAGGGCGTGATCATGAATCCATTCAGTCTCAACCAACTCATCTCAATTCTGTACAACACTCACCACCTGTCCAACCTCCATCACCGACGATAGCTCCATCACCCTCTTTATCATCCACACAACCTTCATCACCCACTCAAAGGCCATCCCCTGTACAGCCATCATCATCCCCAGCACAaccttcacctcctccatcttcctttcAACATCCATCGTTCTACCTAACAATGCCCACCCAGCCAAGGACATTCGGGTCTAATAACCCTCCACCCAGCAGGCTTGGGTCTAGTCTGCTGAGATACACTCCTGTCGAGTACAGCCGCTTCCTGCGGTCCAGTTCCCCCGTAATGAACGAGACTTTCTCCCACAGCCGCTCATCTGAGTCTGAGCCTTCACTGAGTGCACCCCAGGCTGGAAGAGACGAGGTggatgcacaaacaaacacagaagcacGATCAAGTCCAGAGAAATCCCCATCCTCCACTCAGCCAAGATCAAGAGCGCCTCAAGTTTATACACCTTTCATGAAACTTATGGAAATTACAGCACAGATTAACATAGAGTAA
- the myzap gene encoding myocardial zonula adherens protein isoform X3: protein MLRYGSGRTVSTTTTTEDSPESLSERRIRRLRLTLHAGENNGNQEPKTTNTDTDEKEKDVNGTWKKRNGLIQRERPAGRESPQQHHGDMTNGVPETSLQQHGPKVYGVVQRTGSDRQQEVMAREWTVSHLQDEMKYIKEVRDSLEKVRERMYGQFGGMQQSMQKLSQEIRAANSQRRSLESEVKIRTAAMESFDQMNSSLISANIGLQKSLLENCQNRVDMREEVKTLRSTCEKTQEKLKDKERELAAAQAENQTLRLQMESSHNQALQELSSKLQREYGEKLQEEQRKHREEIENLQAQIDNYIKRLEEAERNIQIAEAKIAERDQRIIEVERLLDCMGREKSQLQKKLQECEQRLRLMELTDTTDATVAKRSKQLQGEAGELRERIKHLNDMVFCQQRKVKGMIEEVETLRAQVAQKDMFISELLDRIAIVECENNELEDKLKYFMSTQNRPQMVLETREIGVGCDLLPSRSSESEPSLSAPQAGRDEVDAQTNTEARSSPEKSPSSTQPRSRAPQVYTPFMKLMEITAQINIE, encoded by the exons ATGCTTCGCTACGGTTCAGGACGAACTgtttccaccaccaccacaacagaGGACTCTCCAGAGTCTTTAAGTGAG AGGAGGATCAGACGACTGAGGTTAACTCTACATGCAGGAGAAAATAATGGAAACCAGGAGCCGAAAACtaccaacacagacaca gatgagaaagagaaagacgTTAATGGAACATGGAAGAAGAGGAACGGGCTGATCCAAAGAGAGAGGCCAGCTGGCAGggagtctcctcagcag CACCACGGAGACATGACCAATGGGGTGCCAGAGACCTCGCTGCAGCAGCATGGGCCCAAAGTGTACGGTGTAGTGCAGAGGACAGGCTCGGACAGGCAGCAGGAGGTGATGGCTCGCGAGTGGACAGTCAGTCACCTTCAGGATGAGATGAAGTATATCAAGGAG GTGAGAGACTCTCTGGAAAAGGTGCGAGAGAGGATGTACGGGCAGTTTGGAGGAATGCAGCAATCAATGCAGAAGCTGTCACAGGAAATCAGG GCTGCCAACTCACAACGGAGGAGTCTGGAGTCAGAGGTTAAGATCCGGACGGCAGCCATGGAGAGCTTTGATCAGATGAACAGCTCCCTCATATCTGCTAACATTGGCCTGCAG aaatctcttcTGGAGAACTGTCAGAACAGGGTGGACAtgagagaggaggtgaagacTTTGAGGAGCACCTGCgagaaaacacaagaaaaactCAAAGACAAGGAGCGCgagctggcagcagcacaggccGAAAACCAAACGCTGAGGCTTCAG ATGGAGTCTTCGCACAATCAGGCCCTGCAGGAGCTCTCATCCAAACTGCAGAGGGAGTACGgggagaagctgcaggaggaacagCGCAAACACAGGGAGGAGATTGAAAACCTACAG GCCCAGATTGATAATTACATCAAACGactggaggaagcagagagaaacaTCCAGATCGCCGAGGCCAAGATCGCTGAGAGGGACCAGAGGATCATTGAAGTGGAACGTCTCCTGGACTGTATGGGAAGG GAGAAAAGCCAGCTGcaaaagaagctgcaggagTGTGAACAGCGCCTCCGCCTGATGGAGCTGACAGACACAACTGATGCAACTGTGGCCAAGAG GTCCAAACAGCTGCAGGGTGAAGCCGGGGAACTCCGTGAGAGAATCAAACACTTGAACGACATGGTGTTCTGTCAGCAGAGGAAAGTCAAGGGAATGATTGAGGAG GTTGAAACACTGCGAGCTCAAGTTGCCCAGAAGGACATGTTCATCTCAGAGCTACTGGACAGAATTGCCATAGTGGAGTGTGAG AATAATGAATTAGAAGACAAGCTGAAGTATTTTATGTCCACACAGAATAGGCCACAAATGGTTTTGGAAACCAGGGAGATAGGAGTAGGCTGTGATCTGCTCCCCAG CCGCTCATCTGAGTCTGAGCCTTCACTGAGTGCACCCCAGGCTGGAAGAGACGAGGTggatgcacaaacaaacacagaagcacGATCAAGTCCAGAGAAATCCCCATCCTCCACTCAGCCAAGATCAAGAGCGCCTCAAGTTTATACACCTTTCATGAAACTTATGGAAATTACAGCACAGATTAACATAGAGTAA
- the polr2m gene encoding protein GRINL1A, whose translation MSSSSTDRQGQVGDLRNKSKEELMELLLRQEKILTNRKLLQTLPDKGKRIKDFADKVRLAIEHHNEEERRQALLSSARTELQSKYHQAFTVQQRAVSTASADSNAAGIAVQKRANSPVSADVQEDTSLGKQEDRSAVETMETATSAGVSLNSDTTKHSELVEALERVTLSESSQSKSTLNSKEMDNYFLRKQIPKKSHYVAILEKSEASSISRKQKFKPNQLPHRDDSSASGSSSPSQSSEGSSVLSAQARREQDRKHLDDITAAKLPPLHHSPAQLLSVEESAILLKEQTKRQQELQAKLAAQKLSEGLKISMGSYTPDGGPMAAYREVHDEGAQLSSEED comes from the exons ATGTCCTCGTCATCGACAGACCGCCAGGGACAGGTGGGAGACCTGAGAAACAAGAGCAAAGaggaactgatggagctgctgctccGACAAGAAAAGATACTAACTAACAG GAAGTTATTACAGACTCTTCCGGATAAAGGGAAAAGGATAAAAGATTTTGCAGACAAAGTGCGTCTTGCTATTGAACATCAcaatgaagaggagaggagacaagCCTTGCTGTCCTCTGCCAGGACAGAGTTACAGTCCAAGTATCATCAAGCATTTACTGTCCAACAACGTGCTGTCTCCACTGCATCAGCAGACAGCAATGCTGCTGGCATCGCTGTCCAGAAGAGGGCAAACTCACCTGTCTCAGCTGATGTGCAGGAAGACACGTCTTTGGGCAAGCAAGAGGACCGGTCTGCTGTTgaaaccatggaaacagctACTTCTGCAGGGGTGTCTCTGAACTCTGATACGACAAAACATAGTGAGCTGGTGGAGGCATTGGAAAGGGTCACACTGTCTGAAAGTAGCCAATCCAAATCCACATTAAACAGCAAGGAAATGGACAATTACTTTCTCAGAAAGCAGATACCAAAGAAGTCGCACTATGTAGCCATTCTGGAAAAATCAGAAGCGTCTTCTATTTCCAGGAAGCAGAAGTTCAAACCAAACCA ACTGCCTCATAGAGATGACAGCTCTGCATCAGGATCCTCATCACCTAGTCAGTCCTCTGAGGGCTCATCAGTGCTCTCTGCACAGGCCAGAAGggagcaggacaggaaacacctggatgacatcactgcagccAAACTCCCTCCTTTACACCACAGTCCGGCCCAGCTTCTGTCTGTTGAAGAGTCGGCCATTCTCCTGAAAGAACAGACTAAGCGGCAGCAG GAGTTGCAGGCCAAGCTGGCAGCCCAGAAACTGTCTGAGGGATTGAAGATCTCTATGGGGAGCTACACTCCTGATGGTGGCCCCATGGCTGCCTACAGAGAGGTTCACGATGAAGGAGCTCAGCTCTCCTCAGAGGAAGACTGA
- the myzap gene encoding myocardial zonula adherens protein isoform X1: MLRYGSGRTVSTTTTTEDSPESLSERRIRRLRLTLHAGENNGNQEPKTTNTDTDEKEKDVNGTWKKRNGLIQRERPAGRESPQQHHGDMTNGVPETSLQQHGPKVYGVVQRTGSDRQQEVMAREWTVSHLQDEMKYIKEVRDSLEKVRERMYGQFGGMQQSMQKLSQEIRAANSQRRSLESEVKIRTAAMESFDQMNSSLISANIGLQKSLLENCQNRVDMREEVKTLRSTCEKTQEKLKDKERELAAAQAENQTLRLQMESSHNQALQELSSKLQREYGEKLQEEQRKHREEIENLQAQIDNYIKRLEEAERNIQIAEAKIAERDQRIIEVERLLDCMGREKSQLQKKLQECEQRLRLMELTDTTDATVAKRSKQLQGEAGELRERIKHLNDMVFCQQRKVKGMIEEVETLRAQVAQKDMFISELLDRIAIVECENNELEDKLKYFMSTQNRPQMVLETREIGVGCDLLPRQEAQGRDHESIQSQPTHLNSVQHSPPVQPPSPTIAPSPSLSSTQPSSPTQRPSPVQPSSSPAQPSPPPSSFQHPSFYLTMPTQPRTFGSNNPPPSRLGSSLLRYTPVEYSRFLRSSSPVMNETFSHSRSSESEPSLSAPQAGRDEVDAQTNTEARSSPEKSPSSTQPRSRAPQVYTPFMKLMEITAQINIE, from the exons ATGCTTCGCTACGGTTCAGGACGAACTgtttccaccaccaccacaacagaGGACTCTCCAGAGTCTTTAAGTGAG AGGAGGATCAGACGACTGAGGTTAACTCTACATGCAGGAGAAAATAATGGAAACCAGGAGCCGAAAACtaccaacacagacaca gatgagaaagagaaagacgTTAATGGAACATGGAAGAAGAGGAACGGGCTGATCCAAAGAGAGAGGCCAGCTGGCAGggagtctcctcagcag CACCACGGAGACATGACCAATGGGGTGCCAGAGACCTCGCTGCAGCAGCATGGGCCCAAAGTGTACGGTGTAGTGCAGAGGACAGGCTCGGACAGGCAGCAGGAGGTGATGGCTCGCGAGTGGACAGTCAGTCACCTTCAGGATGAGATGAAGTATATCAAGGAG GTGAGAGACTCTCTGGAAAAGGTGCGAGAGAGGATGTACGGGCAGTTTGGAGGAATGCAGCAATCAATGCAGAAGCTGTCACAGGAAATCAGG GCTGCCAACTCACAACGGAGGAGTCTGGAGTCAGAGGTTAAGATCCGGACGGCAGCCATGGAGAGCTTTGATCAGATGAACAGCTCCCTCATATCTGCTAACATTGGCCTGCAG aaatctcttcTGGAGAACTGTCAGAACAGGGTGGACAtgagagaggaggtgaagacTTTGAGGAGCACCTGCgagaaaacacaagaaaaactCAAAGACAAGGAGCGCgagctggcagcagcacaggccGAAAACCAAACGCTGAGGCTTCAG ATGGAGTCTTCGCACAATCAGGCCCTGCAGGAGCTCTCATCCAAACTGCAGAGGGAGTACGgggagaagctgcaggaggaacagCGCAAACACAGGGAGGAGATTGAAAACCTACAG GCCCAGATTGATAATTACATCAAACGactggaggaagcagagagaaacaTCCAGATCGCCGAGGCCAAGATCGCTGAGAGGGACCAGAGGATCATTGAAGTGGAACGTCTCCTGGACTGTATGGGAAGG GAGAAAAGCCAGCTGcaaaagaagctgcaggagTGTGAACAGCGCCTCCGCCTGATGGAGCTGACAGACACAACTGATGCAACTGTGGCCAAGAG GTCCAAACAGCTGCAGGGTGAAGCCGGGGAACTCCGTGAGAGAATCAAACACTTGAACGACATGGTGTTCTGTCAGCAGAGGAAAGTCAAGGGAATGATTGAGGAG GTTGAAACACTGCGAGCTCAAGTTGCCCAGAAGGACATGTTCATCTCAGAGCTACTGGACAGAATTGCCATAGTGGAGTGTGAG AATAATGAATTAGAAGACAAGCTGAAGTATTTTATGTCCACACAGAATAGGCCACAAATGGTTTTGGAAACCAGGGAGATAGGAGTAGGCTGTGATCTGCTCCCCAG ACAAGAAGCACAAGGGCGTGATCATGAATCCATTCAGTCTCAACCAACTCATCTCAATTCTGTACAACACTCACCACCTGTCCAACCTCCATCACCGACGATAGCTCCATCACCCTCTTTATCATCCACACAACCTTCATCACCCACTCAAAGGCCATCCCCTGTACAGCCATCATCATCCCCAGCACAaccttcacctcctccatcttcctttcAACATCCATCGTTCTACCTAACAATGCCCACCCAGCCAAGGACATTCGGGTCTAATAACCCTCCACCCAGCAGGCTTGGGTCTAGTCTGCTGAGATACACTCCTGTCGAGTACAGCCGCTTCCTGCGGTCCAGTTCCCCCGTAATGAACGAGACTTTCTCCCACAGCCGCTCATCTGAGTCTGAGCCTTCACTGAGTGCACCCCAGGCTGGAAGAGACGAGGTggatgcacaaacaaacacagaagcacGATCAAGTCCAGAGAAATCCCCATCCTCCACTCAGCCAAGATCAAGAGCGCCTCAAGTTTATACACCTTTCATGAAACTTATGGAAATTACAGCACAGATTAACATAGAGTAA